The Herbaspirillum sp. DW155 genomic interval AACACTGCCCGGAACTCCGTATTATACGCCGCATCGCTGCCGGCTTCATGACAGTTTGGTTTCCGCCCGGAATGACAGGCCGGCGGGCGCTGCAGCAACCGGCTGCGGCGCCCTGCTCGCCGGCCAGGTCAGCCGATGGTGATGTTGAGGTCCGGCAAGCCATCCACGTGGCCCTGCAGGTGGTCGCCCTTGACCACCGCCCCCACGCCTTCGGGGGTGCCGGTATAGATCAGGTCGCCGGGGAACAGCTCGACCAGGCCGGACAGGTAGGAAATGGTCTCGGCCACGTTCCAGATCAGGTCTGAGAGATCGCCCTGCTGGCGCACTTCGCCGTTGACCTTGAGCCAGATGGCGCCCTTGTCCGGATGCCCGGCCTGGGCCACCGGCACCAGCGGTGCGCAGGGGGCGGACTGGTCGAAGCCCTTGGCCATGTCCCAGGGACGGCCCAGCTTCTTGGCCTGCGCCTGCAGGTCGCGGCGGGTCATGTCCAGGCCGACGGCATAGCCATAGACCGTGTCCAGCGCCTGTTCCACCGGGATGTCGCGGCCGCCCTTGGCCAGCGCCACCACCAGTTCGATCTCGTGGTGGTAGTCGGCGGTGGCGGTCGGGTAAGGCAGCACGGTATCGGTGGGCACGACGGCATCGGCCGGCTTCATGAAGAAGAACGGCGGCTCGCGGTCAGGGTCATGGCCCATTTCGCGGGCGTGGGCAGCATAGTTGCGGCCCACGCAATAGATGCGGCGAACCGGGAAGGGCGCACCGCCAAGCACGGCAACAGTGGCCTGGGCGGGGGCGGGAATGGCGAAACTCATCGGGAAGACTCCGTGGTGGCGACATGCATGCAGCCTGCATGCGGTGGATGAAGAACCGGTCGGTGCCGGCTTGGCGCATCAGTTGTCTGATGTCACGGTAGTGTAAAAGAAAAGCGCCGGCCCCGCTGGCGCCCTTCCCGCAGGCCGGCCGCCCAGTCATAGCGCGCAATTGGAGGGCGATTGCCCCGGTAATCCGCTGACAGAAACGGCGCGAATTTGGGACACTTGCCACACTCCGATCCTGTCGGCACTTCTCTCTCACATCGACTACTTCCATGCATCCGCAAGCAAACGCGTCACTCATCTTGTTGCAAAAAGCCCTGGCACTTCATCAGAAAGGCAAGCTGGGACCGGCGGAGGATCTCTACAAGAAGGTGCTGGTGAAGCTGCCGCGCCATTTCGAGGCCAATTATCTCTATGGCATGCTCAAGCTGCACCAGGAAGACTGGGAAGCAGCCGAAGCCCAACTGGCCAAGGCGATCGAACTCAATCCCGAACATGCCGATACCTATTTCGACCACGCCGGCGCCCTGGTCCACCTGGGCCGCGATGCCGAAGCCGTGGAGCGCTACACCCAGATCCTGGCGCACAACCCGGCCTTCCCCGAGGCCCTGTTGGCCCGTGGCGCCGCCTTGCGGCGTCTCCAGCTGAACGCAGAAGCGCAGGCCGATCTGGAACGGGCCGTGACGCTGGCCCCCGACAATGCCGATGCCTGGTTCCAGCTGGGCAATCTGCAGCACGAGCGCTACGCCTATGGTGATGCACGCGAGAGCTACGAGCGCGCCGTGGCACTGCGTCCCGATTTCATCGAAGCCTGGTTCAACCTCGGCAATACCTGCAAGGACAGCTACCAGCTCGACCAGGCGCTGCGCGCCTATGACCGCGCCGTGGAGGTACAACCGGACTTCTTCGAAGCCCACTCCAACCGCGGCTTCGTGCTTTTCAAGATGCTCAGGCCCGTCGAGGCCCTGGCCGCCTATGACCGCGCCCTGGAACTGGACGATAGCTCACCGGACCTGTGGTTCAATCGCGGCTCCACGCTGGAGCAGCTGTATCGCTTCGACGAGGCCACCGAATGCTATCGCCGCGCCCGCGCACTCAAGCCCGATACGAATTCGGCCGCCTGGAACGAGGCGCTGGTGAAACTGCGCCAGGGTGACTTCGCGCAAGGCTGGCCCGCCTATGAAAGCCGCTGGGCCACCGAACAGATGCGCTCCCAGGCGCGCCAGTTCCTGCAGCCCCTGTGGCTGGGTGAACAATCGCTGCAGGGCAAGACCCTGCTGGTCCATGCCGAGCAAGGCTTTGGCGATACCCTGCAGTTCGTGCGCTATCTGCCGCTGGTGGCGGCCATGGGCGCGCGCGTCATCCTCGAAGTCCAGCCGGCGCTGGTGCGCCTGCTGGCCAAGGTGCCGGGCGCCGCCGAAGTCATCGGCAGCGACCATTTCATGCTGCCCGGCTTTGACTATCACTGCCCGCTGATGAGCCTGCCGCTGGCCTGCAAGTCCTTCAGCGAAGCCGATATCCCGCGTGCCCCCTATCTGCTGCCGGAAGCCGGCGCCTGGGCCGGCTGGCTGCAGCGCCTGCCGCACAACCGCGCCTTGCGGGTCGGCCTGGTCTGGGCTGGCAGCTCCGCCCAGACGCATCCGGATGCGGTGCGCATCGATGGCGAACGTTCCCTGCCCTTCCATGCGCTGGCCCCGGTGGTGGAGCTGGCGCGCGAGCACGCGCAACTGGAGTTCTATTCGGTGCAGGTCGGCGAGGCGGCCCTGGCGCAGCTGCGCGCCGATCCGCTGGCGGCGCATGTGCAGGATTGTTCTGGCCAATTGCGGGACTTTGCCGACACCTCCGGCCTGATCGCCAATCTCGATCTGCTCATCAGCGTGGACACGGCGGTCTGCCACCTGGCCGGCGCGCTGGGCAAGCCGGTGTGGTTGCTCAACCGCGTCAACACCTGCTGGCGCTGGCAGCTTGAGCGCAGCGATACGCCTTGGTATCCGTCCATGCGCCTGTTCCGCCAGAGCCAGAGCGGGGACTGGAGCGACGTGATCGCCGAGGTGCGCAGCGCCTTGCTACAACAGTTGGCCTGATGCTGGTACCATGCGCGCCGATGCGGATGATCAGCTCATCCGCCGGAACCTGGCGCGCCGACCTGCCTCATATCCTGTAGCGCATAAGCAGAAGCAGCCCAACTCCATTGCAATTGCACAGGCGGCACGGCCACGCGCCCTGCCGCCTGCCGGCATGAAGAAAACAAGGACAGACCATGCAAGCCCCGACGCCCTCCCCGAACAAGCCGCCCCACGCCGGCGGTCCGCGCCTGCTGGCCGACATCGGTGGCACCAACGCCCGTTTCGCGCTGGAAACTTCAGCTGGGCATATAGAACAAGTGAAGGTTCTGCGCGGTGCCGACTACCCGCAATTTACCGATGCCGTCCAGGCCTACCTGAAGCTGGCCGGACAGCCCCCGGTCAGGCATGCCGCAGTGGCCATCGCCAATCCGGTACAAGGCGACCAGATCAAGATGACCAACCACGACTGGGCCTTCTCCATCGAAGCGGCACGCCAGCTGCTGGGCTTTGATCTGCTGCTGGTGGTCAATGACTTCACGGCGCTGTCGATGGCGGTACCGCAATTGCGCGCCGATGAGCTGCAGCAGATCGGCGGCGGCGCACCCAAATCGGGCCAACCGGTCGGACTGGTCGGCGCTGGCACCGGGTTGGGGGTAGGCGGACTGGTGCGCGGCGATGGGCACTGGCTGCCGCTGGCCAGCGAAGGCGGCCATGTCGCCTTCGCCCCGGCCAACGCACGCGAAGCGGCGGTATTGGCCTATGCCTGGCAGTTCCATGAGCATGTCTCGGCCGAACGTCTGGTCTCCGGTCCTGGGCTGGAATTCATCCACCGCGCGCTGCTGGCCATCGATGGCCATCCGGCTGCCGAACTGAAGGCCGCCGAGATCGTGGACGGCGCGTTGAAACAAGGCGATGCCGTCTGCCAGGAAACGCTGGACCTGTTCTGCAGCATGCTGGGCACCGTCGCGGCCGACCTGGCGTTGACTCTCGGTGCGCTGGGCGGCGTCTACATCGGTGGCGGCGTGGTGCCGCATCTGGGTGACTATTTCGCGCGCTCGCCCTTCCGCACGCGTTTTGAAAACAAGGGCCGCATGTCGGTGCTGACCAAGGCCATTCCGACCTATGTCATCACGGCGCAATATCCGGCCTTCACGGGTGTCTCGGCGATCCTGGCGGACCGGCTGGATCCGCATGAGTAAGCTCTGCCGCAACTAAATTGCGAAGGCTGATGCGACGGGTTCGCCTCAGCCTTTTTTGATGGCCATGACAAGCGCAAACGCTGAGGCATCAAACCGAGACAACAAGAAGGGGAGAGAACTGCCGGAACAACAGAAGAGAAAGAGAATAGAGGCGAGCCTTGTCTGCGGCACTTGCGGGAAATGGCTGTGGCTGCTTCGTTCCCGACCTGACCAGGTTGACCATGCCACAATGCGCAGGGGCCCGCCGGGGTGCATTGTATCCCAGATCACACACTGGCCGCCAGAGAAATCATTGCAGTGCATCAGAAAGTGAAAAGCCGCGCAAATTGCCTAAACAATTTACGCGGCTTTTTACCTGAAGCTTCACTTGGGGCGATGGGCCTCTCAGCCCTACTCGTCCGACCTGCTTAGATACCGAGGTCTTTCCAGATCGCATCGACACGCTTCTTCACATCGTCACTCATCACGATGGGCGTGCCCCATTCACGGCTGGTTTCACCGGGCCACTTGTTGGTGGCATCGATACCCATCTTGCTGCCCAGGCCGCTGATGGGCGAGGCGAAGTCCAGATAATCGATGGGCGTGTTATCCACCAGCACGGTATCGCGCACCGGATCCACACGGGTGGTGATGGCCCAGATCACTTCCTTCCAGTCGCGGATGTCCACGTCCTCATCCACCACCACGATGAACTTGGTGTACATGAACTGGCGCAGGAAACTCCACACCCCGAACATGACCCGCTTGGCATGGCCGGCGTAAGATTTCTTCATCTGCACCACCGCCATGCGATAGCTGCATCCCTCGGGAGGCAAGTAGAAATCAGTGATTTCGGCAAACTGCTTCTGCAACAAGGGGACGAAAACTTCATTCAACGCCACACCCAGCACGGCCGGCTCATCGGGCGGTTTGCCGGTGTAGGTGGAGTGATAGATGGCGTCGCGCCGCATGGTGATGCGATCGATGGTGAAGACCGGGAACCAGTCCTGCTCGTTGTAGTAACCGGTGTGATCGCCATACGGACCTTCGAGCGCATGCTCGAATCCCGACGCATGTTTTTCATCCGGATAGATATGCCCTTCCAGCACGATCTCGGCCGACGCCGGCACGCGCAAATCACTGCCCACGGCCTTGACCAGCTCGGTGCGGCTGCCCCGCAGCAGGCCCGCGAACTGGTATTCGGAGAGGCTGTCCGGCACCGGGGTGACCGCCCCTAATATAGTGGCGGGATCAGCCCCCAATGCCACCACCACGGGATACGGCTTGCCCGGATTGGCGATGCAGTGCTCGCGGAAATCCAGCGCGCCGCCGCGATGGGCCAGCCAGCGCATGATGACCTTGTTGGGGCTCAACACCTGCTGGCGATAGATGCCCAAATTCTGGCGCTTCTTGTGCGGCCCCTTCGTGACGACCAGGCCCCAGGTAATCAACGGAGCAATGTCCCCCGGCCAGCAGTGCTGGATCGGCAGGCGCGACAGGTCCACATCCTTGCCCTCCCACACCACATCCTGGCAAGGGGCAGAACCGCGCTCCTTCGGGGCCATGTCCCACAGCGACTTCACCAGCCCGCCCAGGTCCAGCACATCCTTGATGCCCTTGGGCGGCTCCGGCTCCTTCAGCCGCGCCAGCAGATGGCCGATGCGACGCAATTCACTGATGCTTTCGGCGCCCATGCCGAGGGCGACACGGTGAGGAGTACCGAAAAGATTCGCTAAAACCGGGATATTTTTTTGGTCGACCTGCTCAAAAAGGAGCGCCGGACCTTCCGCCCGGAGGGTACGGTCGGCGATTTCAGTCATCTCCAGGTGCGAGGAAACGGGATGCGAGACACACTTGAGCTCACCTTTTTGTTGCAATTGGGAAATAAAGTCGCGTAAATCGGTGTATTTCATACTTTTTAACAAATTTCTTTTTGCATCACAGCCGGCTCAAGTAACCCCGGCAAACGCTTGATTCTATTGATTTTTGACGGAAGGCCATGCGCAATATGATACACAAAAGTTATAAAGAACTATTTTCATAGTATTGACTCGATATAAAGTGGCTTCTACAATTCGCCCACTCTAAACCGAAGAGGTGAGCCGTGGGCTCGTAGAGGCTTGATCGAAAACAGTCGAGCCAAGCAAGGTATCCAGGGATCCGGGGTCCCAGCAACTCAAGAAGTGTGTCCAGGGCGTCAGCCCTACCCCCCGAAACATGCCATCCGACGGCAGGGCCAGCAGGCCTCGCGGATGGCCTTGCCGTAACGCCTTGCGACGGTAACGTAAGAGATTGCAGCAGCGACAGTTCAGCCGTTTGGTCTTCACTTCTTGGCCAGGCGCGCCCTGTTTTTGCCGCAATAACGCAGGAGGTTCAATGTCCAACCAAGCTTCCGAGGCGCCTTTAGCGGGCGCCCCGCAGATGGTTCGCCGCGTGAATTTCCGGAATCTCTCCGGGAACGCACGCATTGCTCAATTTTTCGGTATCGCCCATCGTCTGCTGACGATTCTTGGCCTTGCCGCGCTGTTCGTTCTGGGCCTGATGTTCTTCAATCCCGAGCTGGCCGACAAGCTGATCAGCATGTCGCCCTTCTCGGACGCCACCGAAGAGGTCCAGGAAGCCGAAGCACCCGCCGCACCCGCGCTGGGCGACCTGATGGCACCTGCCGCACCGGTAGCCACCGTCAGCGCCATTGCCGGCGCAGCGGCAGCCAGCTCGGTGCAGCAGGCGCCGGCCCATCCGGCCCCGCAGGCGCTGTCGCCCGAAGAACGCCAGTTCCTTGGCAATCCGCGCCAGCAGAAGCTGGTCACCAACTGGCTGGCCAAGCGCTATCGCGTGGCCAGCGATGCGGCGGACATGCTGGTCTCGGCCGCCTACCTGACGGCCCGCGACATCAAGCTCGATCCGCTGCTGATCCTGTCGGTGATCGCCATCGAATCGCGCTTCAACCCCTTCGCCGAAAGCCCGATGGGCGCGCAGGGGCTGATGCAGGTGATGGCCAAGGTGCATCACGATAAATTCCAGGAACTGGGCGGCATCAAGGCAGCCCTGAATCCGGTGGCCAACATCCGCGTCGGTTCGCAGATCCTGAAGGAATACGTCACCCGTGGCGGTTCGGTGGAAGCCGGCCTGAAGAGCTACGTGGGCGCGGCGGACATGGCCAATGATGGCGGCTATGGCATCAAGGTGCTCTCGGAGTACCAGAACCTGAAGGAAGTGGCGATGGGCAAGAACGTCTCCATCTATACCACCGCGACCGTCAAGATGCCGCCAGCCTCGGGCGTCTCGGCCAGCGCCGAGCAGCCCAAGCCGGCCAGCAACAATGTGGCCGCGGCTGCCAAGCCCAAGACGGAAGAACAACTCGCTGCCCTGTAAATACAGCAAAGCGTGTTGCGATGTGAATATTACCGGTATTCAGAACGCATGAAAAAAGGAGCCCTCGGGCTCCTTTTTTTTGCCTGCACAGAGGATCAGGGCTTCATGCCGCCTGACGCCGTGCGTCGAAGAAGACACGCAGACGGGCGACCGCTTCCTGCAACTTTTCCATCGAGGTCGCATAGGACAGGCGGATGTAGCGGCGCGCCGTGAAGGGTCCGAAATCCAGCCCCGGCACCAGTACCACGCCGGCTTCGTAGAGCATGTCCAGGCTCAGCTGGTCGGCGTCGTCGCACAGCGCGCTGCAATCCGCGTAAACATAGAACGCACCGTCGGGGACAACCGGCACCGTGAAGCCCAGGCTTTCCAGCGCCGGCACGATGTAATCGCGGCGGCGCTTGAACTCGGCCTTGCGCGCTTCATACACGGCGATGGTCTCGGGCGTGAAGCAGGCCACGGCCGCATGCTGGGCAATCGAGGACGCACAGATCAACAGGTTCTGCGCCAGCTTCTCCACCTGAGGCACCAGCGCCGGCGGCAACACCAGCCAGCCCAGGCGCCAGCCGGTCATGTTGAAATACTTGGAGAAGCTGTTGATGACCACCACATCCTCGCCCAGCGACAGCGCCGAGAACGGCGCGCCTTCATACGACAAGCCCTGGTAGATCTCATCGACGATGGTGAAGCCGCCACGCTGGCGGACTTCGCCAAGAATGGCCTGCAATTCATCGGGCGCGATGGAAGTACCGGTGGGATTGGAGGGCGAAGCCAGCAGCACGCCGCGCGTCTGTTCTCCCCAGTGCTCGCGCACCATCTGGGCCGAGAGCTGGAAGCGATGTTCCGGGCCGCTGGCGATGAGCTTGGCGCGGCCCTCGAAGGCCGCCACGAAATGGCGGTTACAGGGATAGCTGGGATCAGGCATCAACACTTCACTGTCGCGCTCGACCAGCGCCGCACAGGCCAGCAGCAGGGCTGCCGAGGCGCCTGCGGTGATGACGATGCGTTCCGGCGCGATCTCCAGGCCGTAGACGCTGCGGTAGTGGTCCGAGATGGCCGTGCGCAATGCCGGCAGGCCGGTGGCCGAGGTGTATTGCATCTTGCCCTCGCTCATGGCGCGGGTAGCGGCCTCGACCACGGCGGGCGGTGCCGTGAAATCGGGTTCGCCGATGCCCATGTGGATCAGGTCGCGGCCCTGCGCGGCCAATATGTCGGCCTTCTTGGACAATTCCATCACGTGGAAGGGAGCGATGTGCTGCAGACGTGAAGCAAGTTGGTTCAGGTTCATGCGCTAATTCCAGACAACATGGGCAAAAACGACAAGACGGCGCCTGTTACCACGGCGCCGTCCGAAAGCGAGCTGATAGAGCCGCCGGCAGTGGCTCAGCGGCGGCCGGCCGCTTCCACTTCGGTGGCGCGGGCCTGGGCGGCGAAACGATCCAGCACGCCGTTGACGTACTTGTGACCATCGA includes:
- a CDS encoding fumarylacetoacetate hydrolase family protein — translated: MSFAIPAPAQATVAVLGGAPFPVRRIYCVGRNYAAHAREMGHDPDREPPFFFMKPADAVVPTDTVLPYPTATADYHHEIELVVALAKGGRDIPVEQALDTVYGYAVGLDMTRRDLQAQAKKLGRPWDMAKGFDQSAPCAPLVPVAQAGHPDKGAIWLKVNGEVRQQGDLSDLIWNVAETISYLSGLVELFPGDLIYTGTPEGVGAVVKGDHLQGHVDGLPDLNITIG
- a CDS encoding tetratricopeptide repeat protein, whose translation is MLQKALALHQKGKLGPAEDLYKKVLVKLPRHFEANYLYGMLKLHQEDWEAAEAQLAKAIELNPEHADTYFDHAGALVHLGRDAEAVERYTQILAHNPAFPEALLARGAALRRLQLNAEAQADLERAVTLAPDNADAWFQLGNLQHERYAYGDARESYERAVALRPDFIEAWFNLGNTCKDSYQLDQALRAYDRAVEVQPDFFEAHSNRGFVLFKMLRPVEALAAYDRALELDDSSPDLWFNRGSTLEQLYRFDEATECYRRARALKPDTNSAAWNEALVKLRQGDFAQGWPAYESRWATEQMRSQARQFLQPLWLGEQSLQGKTLLVHAEQGFGDTLQFVRYLPLVAAMGARVILEVQPALVRLLAKVPGAAEVIGSDHFMLPGFDYHCPLMSLPLACKSFSEADIPRAPYLLPEAGAWAGWLQRLPHNRALRVGLVWAGSSAQTHPDAVRIDGERSLPFHALAPVVELAREHAQLEFYSVQVGEAALAQLRADPLAAHVQDCSGQLRDFADTSGLIANLDLLISVDTAVCHLAGALGKPVWLLNRVNTCWRWQLERSDTPWYPSMRLFRQSQSGDWSDVIAEVRSALLQQLA
- a CDS encoding glucokinase, which produces MQAPTPSPNKPPHAGGPRLLADIGGTNARFALETSAGHIEQVKVLRGADYPQFTDAVQAYLKLAGQPPVRHAAVAIANPVQGDQIKMTNHDWAFSIEAARQLLGFDLLLVVNDFTALSMAVPQLRADELQQIGGGAPKSGQPVGLVGAGTGLGVGGLVRGDGHWLPLASEGGHVAFAPANAREAAVLAYAWQFHEHVSAERLVSGPGLEFIHRALLAIDGHPAAELKAAEIVDGALKQGDAVCQETLDLFCSMLGTVAADLALTLGALGGVYIGGGVVPHLGDYFARSPFRTRFENKGRMSVLTKAIPTYVITAQYPAFTGVSAILADRLDPHE
- the ubiD gene encoding 4-hydroxy-3-polyprenylbenzoate decarboxylase, whose amino-acid sequence is MKYTDLRDFISQLQQKGELKCVSHPVSSHLEMTEIADRTLRAEGPALLFEQVDQKNIPVLANLFGTPHRVALGMGAESISELRRIGHLLARLKEPEPPKGIKDVLDLGGLVKSLWDMAPKERGSAPCQDVVWEGKDVDLSRLPIQHCWPGDIAPLITWGLVVTKGPHKKRQNLGIYRQQVLSPNKVIMRWLAHRGGALDFREHCIANPGKPYPVVVALGADPATILGAVTPVPDSLSEYQFAGLLRGSRTELVKAVGSDLRVPASAEIVLEGHIYPDEKHASGFEHALEGPYGDHTGYYNEQDWFPVFTIDRITMRRDAIYHSTYTGKPPDEPAVLGVALNEVFVPLLQKQFAEITDFYLPPEGCSYRMAVVQMKKSYAGHAKRVMFGVWSFLRQFMYTKFIVVVDEDVDIRDWKEVIWAITTRVDPVRDTVLVDNTPIDYLDFASPISGLGSKMGIDATNKWPGETSREWGTPIVMSDDVKKRVDAIWKDLGI
- a CDS encoding lytic transglycosylase domain-containing protein, translating into MSNQASEAPLAGAPQMVRRVNFRNLSGNARIAQFFGIAHRLLTILGLAALFVLGLMFFNPELADKLISMSPFSDATEEVQEAEAPAAPALGDLMAPAAPVATVSAIAGAAAASSVQQAPAHPAPQALSPEERQFLGNPRQQKLVTNWLAKRYRVASDAADMLVSAAYLTARDIKLDPLLILSVIAIESRFNPFAESPMGAQGLMQVMAKVHHDKFQELGGIKAALNPVANIRVGSQILKEYVTRGGSVEAGLKSYVGAADMANDGGYGIKVLSEYQNLKEVAMGKNVSIYTTATVKMPPASGVSASAEQPKPASNNVAAAAKPKTEEQLAAL
- a CDS encoding pyridoxal phosphate-dependent aminotransferase, with protein sequence MNLNQLASRLQHIAPFHVMELSKKADILAAQGRDLIHMGIGEPDFTAPPAVVEAATRAMSEGKMQYTSATGLPALRTAISDHYRSVYGLEIAPERIVITAGASAALLLACAALVERDSEVLMPDPSYPCNRHFVAAFEGRAKLIASGPEHRFQLSAQMVREHWGEQTRGVLLASPSNPTGTSIAPDELQAILGEVRQRGGFTIVDEIYQGLSYEGAPFSALSLGEDVVVINSFSKYFNMTGWRLGWLVLPPALVPQVEKLAQNLLICASSIAQHAAVACFTPETIAVYEARKAEFKRRRDYIVPALESLGFTVPVVPDGAFYVYADCSALCDDADQLSLDMLYEAGVVLVPGLDFGPFTARRYIRLSYATSMEKLQEAVARLRVFFDARRQAA